Proteins found in one Flavobacterium channae genomic segment:
- a CDS encoding YceI family protein: MKKSILSLFVLATISMNVACKGDKNESGEAGEVATASAESTTYVVDTASSVIEWIGSKPAGKHNGTINLKSGEVAVKNDSIQSGKFVIDMNSIVVTDLKPGDGKEDLEGHLKGTKDKEGEDHFFNVSKFPEGVFEITSITSENGKATVNGNLTLKGITKPVSFAATVAYEGNNMTLTSDSFQINRTHWNVNYASKSIFDDLKDKFVNDEIELVVKLKAAKQ; the protein is encoded by the coding sequence ATGAAAAAAAGCATTTTAAGTTTATTTGTTTTAGCTACAATTTCAATGAATGTAGCATGTAAAGGAGACAAAAATGAAAGTGGTGAAGCTGGAGAAGTAGCAACAGCTTCTGCTGAAAGTACAACTTATGTAGTTGACACTGCTTCTTCTGTAATAGAATGGATTGGTTCTAAACCAGCTGGAAAACACAATGGTACTATTAATTTAAAATCGGGTGAAGTTGCTGTTAAAAATGATAGCATTCAAAGTGGAAAATTTGTTATCGATATGAATTCGATAGTTGTAACCGATTTAAAACCTGGTGACGGAAAAGAAGATTTAGAAGGACATTTAAAAGGAACTAAAGACAAAGAAGGAGAAGACCATTTCTTTAACGTAAGTAAATTTCCAGAAGGTGTATTTGAAATCACTTCTATTACTTCAGAAAACGGAAAAGCTACTGTAAACGGAAATTTAACTTTAAAAGGAATTACAAAACCTGTTTCATTTGCTGCAACAGTTGCATATGAAGGAAACAACATGACTTTAACGTCAGATTCTTTCCAAATTAACAGAACGCACTGGAATGTAAATTATGCTTCTAAATCGATTTTTGATGATTTAAAAGATAAGTTTGTAAATGACGAAATTGAATTGGTTGTGAAATTAAAAGCAGCAAAACAATAA
- a CDS encoding nucleotide exchange factor GrpE codes for MSQDTTENIEKENVQGEHVSENQEIAQPEKTLEEQLQEQLSEEKDRFLRLFAEFENYKKRTSKERIDLFKTANQEVLQAMLPVLDDFDRAWAQISKSEDEALVTGVQLIHDKLKSTLISKGLEEVEVKAGDAFDADFAEAITQIPAPNDKLKGKIVDVIEKGYKLGDKIIRFPKVVIGQ; via the coding sequence ATGAGTCAAGATACTACTGAGAACATTGAGAAGGAAAACGTTCAGGGAGAACATGTTTCAGAAAATCAAGAAATTGCCCAACCAGAGAAAACTTTAGAAGAACAATTACAAGAGCAATTGTCTGAAGAAAAAGACAGATTTTTGCGTTTGTTTGCTGAGTTTGAAAACTATAAAAAACGTACATCAAAAGAGCGTATCGATTTATTTAAAACAGCTAATCAGGAAGTTTTACAAGCAATGTTACCTGTTTTAGATGATTTTGATAGAGCTTGGGCGCAAATTTCTAAATCGGAAGATGAAGCATTGGTTACTGGAGTACAATTGATTCATGATAAATTAAAATCAACGCTAATTTCTAAAGGATTAGAAGAAGTTGAGGTTAAAGCAGGAGATGCATTTGATGCTGATTTTGCTGAGGCGATTACTCAAATTCCGGCTCCAAATGACAAATTAAAAGGAAAAATTGTTGATGTAATTGAAAAAGGATATAAGTTAGGAGATAAAATTATTCGTTTCCCTAAAGTTGTTATTGGACAATAA
- a CDS encoding ABC transporter ATP-binding protein has product MSNILEVQNVVKQYGDYTALNNVSLQVPKGSIYGLLGPNGAGKTSLIRIINQITMPDSGVVFLDGEKLNPEHVKHIGYMPEERGLYKTMKVGEQCLYLAQLKGMPEAEAKKQLKYWFEKFEIQGWWDKKIQELSKGMAQKIQFIVTVLHQPKLLILDEPFSGFDPVNANLIKDEIIELNKKGTSVIFSTHRMESVEEMCDYIALIHKSNKLIEGKLDDVKRQHRTNIYQVGIITNNIEGLMVSLTHKFTIGQTNFKSLNDDLKLEVHLENHSSNELISILTQFGQVTHFMEKIPTVNDIFIQTVSQ; this is encoded by the coding sequence ATGAGCAATATTCTCGAAGTTCAAAATGTAGTTAAACAATATGGCGATTATACCGCTTTAAATAATGTTTCATTACAGGTTCCAAAAGGAAGTATTTACGGACTTTTAGGTCCTAATGGTGCTGGAAAAACCTCTTTAATTCGTATTATCAATCAAATCACAATGCCAGATAGCGGTGTAGTGTTTTTAGATGGTGAAAAGTTAAATCCAGAACATGTAAAACACATTGGATACATGCCCGAAGAGCGTGGTTTGTATAAAACCATGAAAGTAGGAGAGCAATGTTTGTATTTGGCACAATTAAAAGGTATGCCAGAAGCTGAAGCTAAAAAGCAATTGAAATATTGGTTTGAAAAGTTCGAAATTCAAGGTTGGTGGGATAAGAAAATTCAGGAACTTTCTAAAGGTATGGCGCAAAAAATTCAGTTTATTGTAACGGTTTTGCACCAACCTAAATTACTGATTTTAGACGAACCATTTTCAGGTTTTGACCCGGTTAATGCCAATTTAATTAAAGACGAAATCATTGAATTGAATAAAAAAGGAACTTCGGTAATTTTTTCTACACACCGAATGGAATCTGTAGAAGAAATGTGTGATTACATTGCGTTAATTCACAAATCAAACAAGCTTATCGAAGGAAAATTAGATGATGTAAAACGTCAACATCGTACCAATATTTATCAAGTGGGAATTATCACGAATAATATTGAAGGTTTAATGGTAAGTTTAACTCACAAATTTACCATTGGGCAAACCAACTTCAAATCGTTAAATGATGATTTAAAATTGGAAGTCCATCTAGAAAATCATTCTTCTAATGAATTGATTTCGATTTTAACACAATTTGGTCAAGTGACCCATTTTATGGAAAAAATCCCAACAGTTAACGATATATTCATTCAAACCGTAAGTCAATAA
- the dnaJ gene encoding molecular chaperone DnaJ, which yields MKKDFYEILGISKNATPEEIKKAYRKKAIEFHPDKNPGDKEAEENFKVAAEAYEVLSDPDKKARYDQYGHQAFENGGFGGGHHMNMDDIFSQFGDIFGGAFGGGGFSGFGGGFGGGGQRRVKGSNLRIKVKLTLEEIANGVEKKVKVKRKVQAKGVTYRTCPTCNGSGQIMKVANTILGRMQTATTCHVCSGSGQILDQKPAGADAQGMLLEDDTVSIKIPAGVVDGMQLKVAGKGNEAPGTNSIPGDLIVAIEEIEHEFLKREGENLHYDLYISFAEAALGVSKEIETVSGKVRIKLEDGIQSGKILRLKGKGIPSLNSYGNGDLLVHVNVWTPKTLNKEQKQFFEKMLTDENFIPKPEKSDKSFFEKVKDMFS from the coding sequence ATGAAAAAAGATTTTTACGAAATATTAGGCATTAGCAAAAATGCTACACCAGAAGAGATTAAGAAAGCTTACCGAAAGAAAGCAATTGAATTTCATCCTGATAAAAATCCAGGCGATAAAGAAGCGGAAGAAAACTTTAAAGTTGCAGCTGAAGCTTACGAAGTATTAAGCGACCCTGACAAAAAGGCTCGTTATGACCAATACGGACACCAAGCATTTGAAAATGGTGGATTTGGTGGTGGTCATCATATGAATATGGATGATATTTTTAGCCAATTTGGAGATATCTTCGGAGGTGCTTTTGGTGGTGGAGGTTTCTCTGGTTTTGGTGGTGGCTTTGGAGGCGGTGGCCAAAGAAGAGTGAAAGGAAGTAATCTTCGTATTAAAGTTAAACTTACTTTAGAAGAGATTGCTAATGGTGTTGAGAAAAAAGTAAAAGTTAAACGTAAAGTGCAAGCTAAAGGCGTTACGTATCGTACTTGTCCTACATGTAATGGATCTGGACAAATTATGAAAGTAGCCAATACAATTTTAGGTAGAATGCAAACAGCAACTACGTGTCATGTTTGTAGTGGTTCTGGTCAAATTTTAGATCAAAAACCAGCTGGAGCTGATGCACAAGGAATGTTGTTAGAAGATGATACGGTATCAATCAAAATCCCTGCAGGAGTAGTAGATGGAATGCAATTAAAAGTTGCAGGAAAAGGAAACGAAGCTCCAGGTACAAATAGTATTCCAGGAGATTTAATTGTTGCTATTGAAGAAATTGAGCATGAATTCTTAAAGCGTGAAGGTGAAAACCTACATTACGATTTGTATATCAGTTTTGCTGAAGCAGCATTAGGTGTTTCTAAAGAAATTGAAACAGTTTCGGGTAAGGTTAGAATTAAATTAGAAGATGGTATTCAATCGGGTAAAATCCTAAGACTTAAAGGGAAAGGAATACCAAGTTTGAATTCTTATGGAAATGGCGATTTGTTAGTTCATGTTAATGTTTGGACACCAAAAACGCTTAATAAAGAACAAAAGCAGTTTTTTGAAAAAATGCTTACAGATGAAAACTTTATTCCTAAACCAGAGAAATCTGATAAATCTTTTTTCGAAAAAGTTAAAGATATGTTTTCATAA